A genomic window from Spodoptera frugiperda isolate SF20-4 chromosome 29, AGI-APGP_CSIRO_Sfru_2.0, whole genome shotgun sequence includes:
- the LOC126912773 gene encoding membrane alanyl aminopeptidase-like — MASRWFNLLLGVILLQSVLAFGPIDVTDAEWIEYMGLINNPNYRLPTTTRPLHYKVRLQPNLDQDFELNGDVEINIKVESVNQPINEIKLHCQDMVINSLTVTSTTNTENLAQGTQFVCEETTSFLTIPTTTQLPNGNEYIIKISFVGKLQSGMRGFYRSWFFDENKQKRWMATTQFQPGHARQAFPCYDEPGFKATFDIILVRDDSLISLSNMPIKDTIPSTLYPQKKEDIYYTTPIMSTYLLAFIVADYKRIESGTNVNRPFHIYARGNVGDTGKYSLEVGEKLLTLMELYTQYNYYTMAPNMEMKQAAIPDFSAGAMENWGLLTYREALILYDPENSNNFYKQRIANIISHEIAHMWFGNLVTCAWWDTLWLNEGFARYYQYYMTDKAEPHMGFKTRFIVEQLQVAMLSDSFSNAHALTNPAVSDPDSVSNHFSTITYAKGASILRMTEHLLGGDTYEKGLREYLKKREFNTAEPKDLFESLDAAANADNSLADYDDMTIAKYFASWSEKAGHPLLTVHVDHASGRMTVVQTQFDVNSGVSSDNGLWHIPLTWTRAGNPEFENLKPSEFMSGPLKIINRGSTGREWVIFNKQQSGFYRVNYDATTWALLTQALRSNEREAIHEYNRAQIVDDVFVLARSNILSYTRALNILSFLEFEDKYAPWVAAITGFNFALRRLAHKTEEQQKLKDIIFKSSAAIIQRLGYTEASNADPLFMDNLLRMHLMTFLCNAGHAQCSQTGKEYFKAWRESGTRIPPNMRPWVYCEGLRTGDLADFDYFWNRYVDEDLSNEKVVMIGAAGCTGNTAALHKFLSVIVDPKPTEQSTELIRPQDYSAAISSAVTSNEYNTMKVLEWLKDNPSHLQNGNGVSLLRSAASRLLKEADILQVENWFITITSDEAIQAIKDGFATSRNNIKWYESRVGEFSDYFETGYFDDLTGGSETPDPTTPEPTTAEPTTPEPTTPEPTTAEPTTAEPTTDESTPAEPTTAEPTTAEPEPGSANIASLSFFTLLVTLIINMV, encoded by the exons ATG gCGAGTCGCTGGTTTAACCTCTTATTGGGGGTCATTTTACTCCAGTCTGTGCTGGCGTTTGGCCCAATCGACGTCACGGATGCCGAATGGATTGAATACATGGGGCTGATTAATAACCCCAATTACCGGTTGCCAACTACCACTAGACCATTACATTACAAAGTTAGACTGCAACCAAATTTAGACCAAGATTTTGAGCTTAACGGTGATGTcgaaataaacattaaagttGAAAGtgtgaatcaaccaatcaacgAAATCAAACTTCACTGCCAGGATATGGTAATCAACAGTTTGACCGTAACCTCAACTACAAATACCGAAAACCTTGCTCAGGGCACTCAGTTTGTATGCGAAGAAACTACTTCCTTTTTAACGATTCCAACCACCACTCAGCTACCTAATGGAAATGAGTACATCATCAAGATATCATTTGTTGGAAAGTTGCAAAGTGGTATGAGAGGTTTCTACAGGAGTTGGTTCTTTGATGAAAATAAGCAGAAAAG atGGATGGCTACTACCCAATTCCAGCCTGGCCATGCTCGTCAAGCGTTCCCTTGCTACGATGAACCTGGCTTCAAAGCCACATTTGATATAATATTGGTTAGAGACGATTCACTTATTTCATTATCAAACATGCCCATAAAGGACACTATACCATCTAC CTTATATCCCCAGAAAAAAGAGGACATATACTACACTACTCCTATTATGTCCACATACTTACTGGCTTTCATAGTAGCGGATTACAAACGGATCGAGTCTGGAACAAATGTGAATAGACCATTCCATATCTATGCTCGAGGTAACGTTGGAGATACAGGCAAATATTCTTTGGAGGTCGGTGAAAAACTTTTGACGTTAATGGAATTGTATACTCAATACAATTACTACACAATGGCTCCCAACATGGAAATGAAGCAAGCTGCTATTCCTGACTTTAGCGCCGGTGCTATGGAAAACTGGGGCCTCTTAACCTACag AGAAGCTCTCATTCTGTACGATCCTGAAAACAGCAACAATTTTTACAAACAACGCATAGCCAACATTATATCTCACGAAATTGCACATATGTGGTTCGGTAACCTCGTCACATGCGCTTGGTGGGACACTCTTTGGTTAAACGAAGGTTTCGCTAGATATTACCAATACTACATGACGGACAAG GCTGAGCCACACATGGGCTTTAAGACACGTTTCATCGTAGAACAGCTGCAAGTGGCCATGCTCTCAGACTCTTTCTCGAATGCTCACGCACTTACTAACCCTGCAGTGTCTGATCCAGATTCTGTGAGTAACCACTTTTCAACCATCACTTATGCCAAAGGTGCCTCTATACTTAGAATGACAGAACATCTGCTTGGTGGGGACACCTATGAGAAGGGTCTTCGggaatatttaaagaaaag aGAATTTAATACCGCTGAACCAAAGGATTTATTCGAAAGCTTGGACGCTGCTGCTAATGCTGACAATTCTCTAGCTGATTACGATGATATGACAATTGCGAAGTACTTCGCATCGTGGTCTGAAAAAGCAGGGCACCCTCTATTGACAGTTCATGTAGATCACGCTAGCGGCCGTATGACCGTCGTCCAA ACTCAATTTGATGTCAACAGTGGTGTGTCTTCGGACAATGGTTTATGGCACATTCCTTTAACTTGGACTAGGGCTGGAAATCCTGAATTTGAAAATCTTAAGCCTTCTGAATTCATGAGTGGCCCACTAAAAATTATTAACCGAGGAAGTACTGGCAGAGAATGGGTTATTTTCAACAAACAACAATCTG GTTTCTACAGAGTAAACTACGACGCCACTACGTGGGCTCTTCTTACTCAAGCTTTGCGAAGTAACGAGAGGGAGGCCATTCACGAATACAACCGCGCTCAG attgTGGATGACGTGTTCGTGTTAGCTAGATCTAACATCTTGTCCTATACGCGAGCGTTGAACATTCTTTCCTTCCTTGAATTTGAAGACAAGTACGCTCCTTGGGTAGCTGCTATTACTGGATTCAACTTTGCGCTTCGGAGATTGGCTCATAAGACTGAAGAACAACAAAAACTGaag GATATAATCTTTAAATCGAGTGCGGCGATCATCCAGCGTCTCGGTTACACCGAGGCGTCCAACGCCGATCCTCTTTTCATGGATAACTTGCTCCGTATGCATCTCATGACCTTCCTTTGTAACGCTGGACACGCGCAATGCTCCCAAACAGGAAAAGAATATTTCAAGGCATGGAGAGAGAGTGGGACAAG AATTCCGCCAAACATGCGTCCTTGGGTATATTGCGAAGGTCTTCGCACTGGAGATTTAGCTGATTTCGATTATTTCTGGAACCGTTATGTGGATGAAGATTTATCTAACGAGAAAGTCGTGATGATCGGTGCAGCTGGTTGCACAGGAAATACAGCGGCCTTACACAAATTCCTCAGTGTAATCGTTGACCCAAAACCGACTGAACAATCAACTGAACTAATCAGACCTCAGGACTACAGCGCTGCTATTAGTTCTGCTGTTACTAGCAACGAATACAATACTATGAAAGTACTTGAGTGGCTTAAGGATAATCCTTCACATCTTCAGAATGG AAATGGCGTAAGTCTTTTACGATCTGCAGCAAGCCGATTATTGAAGGAGGCTGATATTCTTCAG GTTGAAAACTGGTTTATTACTATTACCTCAGATGAAGCTATACAAGCGATTAAGGATGGCTTTGCTACATCAAGGAATAACATAAAATGGTATGAGAGTAGGGTAGGGGAGTTCAGTGATTACTTCGAAACAGGATATTTTGACGATTTGACTGGCGGATCAGAAACACCTGATCCTACTACCCCTGAACCTACTACCGCTGAACCTACTACGCCTGAACCAACTACCCCTGAACCTACTACCGCTGAACCTACTACCGCTGAACCTACTACCGATGAATCTACTCCCGCTGAACCTACTACCGCTGAACCTACTACCGCTGAACCCGAACCTGGCTCTGCGAATATCGCTTCTCTCAGTTTCTTCACTTTGCTAGTCACACTCATCATCAACATGGTATAA